A segment of the Carassius carassius chromosome 21, fCarCar2.1, whole genome shotgun sequence genome:
TGCAAGTTTTACTTCCAAACTGTAATACATTATAGATAACTTGTTACTGTCATTTAAAAGTAATTCCTTTTAGTGGACACCACACGCAGCTATTGACTGACCACGAAAAGAAAATATAGCCTAACTTATTTGCTGCATTTTTGATTCGttaatttctgttatttttctttttcttttttgaacaattacattttgggCTAAAAGTGTCttgtaaccactgatctatattatagatcagtggttgtaACCATAGAATGTATAAAAACGTTTGTAACGCAAGCTTTACTGAACATGTAGGCTACTGAGTAAAATATTACCAAGAGGGTGCCCGTCCAACtaaaatgcaaatacaaataGTCAATATtcagtaaataataatttaaatttaaaaacatttctacaGAATGCTGAAGCTGTTTTTAAAGGTTATGTTATCACTGAAGTAGACCATAgcctattaaataaaatgtaagtgAACACAtactttttgttattaaaaaagcctgttttaatataatttcctAAAAATGTACACTTTAATAAatctatacaaatatttattgagACTAAAAGAATTTAATATAccgtttctttaaataaaaagaagTGTTTTAGAAAGTGAATAGTGCAGATATACAATTTTGTAATAAGGTTATGTTAGCTCATTCATATTGCTGCTACATTTTACATACTTAATAAGAAAATCGTAAGTGCCCCTCAGTTTGTTTCATTGGGGTTTTGTTGGGGTCTCTGCTGGACTTCAGACATGGAAACTCCTTCATGTAGATTGAGTCGAAACTGTTGTTAGGGGTTGTTCTTCCTGTCTGTCTCCCTCAATATTTTCTCGGCCAGCAACAACTGTAAACACAGTGAAGGAAAGCATTACTTTTCAGCttgtataaatacaaataatgttttgcattgctatctcaaagtcaaaatattatttcagaatTGAGATCTAATATGTCACTGAAATTTATCATCTTGTTCATTAGCTGTCATGGATATGTCTACAGTATATCTATATGACTTACTCTCACCTTTTGAGCTGGacttttcatttaaatgcttttctgtTTCCTTACAACAAaagcaaataaacattttgttatttaaaacttggcaaatatttgttttatttcatcatttttaatgttatttttttataattatatatttataattttaagttaTAATAAGTTATAATTTTCAGTATACCTGTATTCCTGTGTGAACGGAAGATAAATCATTAGTAATTTAACTAATAAGATAagatctatttaaaaaaagaaaataatgcttACTAGATGTTTTGattgtttctttttcagaacAAGTATAACTGTGAAAACACTTAAACACATTAAAGAAACTATAACACTAGGACAAATGATTGCTACATCAGTATAGGGATTTAGACATTCTGTGTCATAAGAATATGTTCCTGGATTTGTTTCCGTAAGTCCCATGTCCTCACATCTGTTAATGAAAACCAGTATAAGATGAAAAATGATGACCAACAGCACACATAGACAGCTTAAGCATGCACTTACTTTGTGTGTGGTAAACAGGATGAGAACGATCCATTTGAATATGTTTCACCTGTACAGTCAGCACATACAGTATCTGTAGAGCCAGTACCTGCAGAGACAGTCAACATTGTGTTTGTCAGTATGTAAAAAGTGTTTCATGGTGCACTGTCCATTTAAGCAATAGATTTTTATAATTTACCTGCTTGTTTGATATATTGTCCAGGGCTACATTCAGAATGTTGCACAGCTGAAATGCAGCTACTTTTCATTTTGTTAATGCAGTAGAATCTCTTCAGTGGCCCACAGACAGTATCTGATGACCGAGTACATGCTTTATTCACTCTTAAACCTTGGCCTGGAAATGAATCAGTAAAAACAATCATGCATTCGGTTACATGtttttttatcatcatcatcattattattattattatatacacataAACAGCACAGTTGCATTTGATGCAATTTAAGGGACATGTTCATTGAAGCAACTAATCATTTGTATTTACATACATGCTTCCTCACCATCAAGCTTATGCTAATCAATCtataacaaatatgtatatttttaaattaacagtGAAAACACTCACTTGCATCACACACAGTACAGGGGAAGCATTTCATGAGGCCATTGGGTTCATCACTAAAAGTGAATTCAGGGCATGGATGACAAGTTGTACTGGTATCATCTGTGCAGTGCCATTGAACATGGTTCCCTACAGATGTAGTGCATGTCTTTTTAAGATAGGCCTACTAggaacatttgtattattttaaggaGAGGTATTTCAAAGTTCTTTTACTAGTAAattgattattaattaattatttcctATACATACGGCATATACTTTGTTTTGGCATCCTTACCAGGAGCACACATGGGGCAGCACTGATTGTCTATGTCATATTCAGCACGTGCACATCCACAAGCACAAAGTTCATAATTAAAAGGAACAATCACAAGTAGAACAGTGATGCTTAAAATGATCATGCTAACAAATCTCAGTTGAGTTTACTTCACATTAATGGCATAGTCTGATGGGTGCCTTACATTTCTAGgaataaacagagagagagagagagagagagagagagagaaaggggtgttaaaaatgttaaaaataataatcatgtcTACTAAGCTCTGATAATTTATGGAATATTATATTAAAAGGCTATCCAATTTATTTTGAAAAggacatcagatgcccattttccacaagatATATAgatatgaaagtgaagtgacatacagccaagtatggtgatccatactcagaatttatgctctgcatttaacccatccaaagtgcacaaacacacagcagtgaacacacacccagagcagtgggcagccatttatgctgcggcacccagggagcagttgggggttcagtgccttg
Coding sequences within it:
- the LOC132097193 gene encoding tumor necrosis factor receptor superfamily member 14-like isoform X1, translating into MIILSITVLLVIVPFNYELCACGCARAEYDIDNQCCPMCAPGNHVQWHCTDDTSTTCHPCPEFTFSDEPNGLMKCFPCTVCDASQGLRVNKACTRSSDTVCGPLKRFYCINKMKSSCISAVQHSECSPGQYIKQAGTGSTDTVCADCTGETYSNGSFSSCLPHTKCEDMGLTETNPGTYSYDTECLNPYTDVAIICPSVIVSLMCLSVFTVILVLKKKQSKHLVSIIFFF
- the LOC132097193 gene encoding tumor necrosis factor receptor superfamily member 14-like isoform X2, encoding MIILSITVLLVIVPFNYELCACGCARAEYDIDNQCCPMCAPGNHVQWHCTDDTSTTCHPCPEFTFSDEPNGLMKCFPCTVCDASQGLRVNKACTRSSDTVCGPLKRFYCINKMKSSCISAVQHSECSPGQYIKQAGTGSTDTVCADCTGETYSNGSFSSCLPHTK